A stretch of DNA from Myxococcota bacterium:
CCGCGTCGAACTCGGTTGGCAGGCGATCGTGGGCAGCCGCACGCTCCACGGGGCCCAGGAGCTCGCCGACCGCTTCCTGCAACTCGCGGCCGGCGACGCGTTGATGCGCCATCGCCGGCTGGCCTTCCGGGCCCTCGAAGCGCTGGAGAGCCCGCGCGTGATCCGCAACGTGGAGCAGGCGCTGCGCTTCGGATCGTCGCGGGCGCGAGGCGACGCGCTCGAGGTGTTGTCGAACCTCGGCGATCGCGAAGCGTCACGCATGCTGGTGCTGATGCACGAGCAGGGCGACCTCGAAGACCGGCTGGCGTCGCTCGGTGGCGCCGTCGCCCTGCCCTCGGATCGAGCCGCGTTCCTCGAACTCGCGCGCGCGTCCGGCGACCGCTGGTACCGGCTGTCGACGGGCCACGCCGGGGTGGGCGAAGATGCCGGCGGAGGCTCGGGAAGCATGGAGCGACTGCTCGCGCTCAAGCGCGTGCCCCTGTTCGAGAATCTGAGCCTCGACCAACTCGACGCGATCAATCAACTCGCCGTCGAGCGCACCTTCGTCGCGGGCGAGTGCATCGTCCGGGAAGGCGATGCGGGGGGCGAGCTCTACCTATTGCTCGAAGGCAGCGCCGATGCCTGGCTCGGCCACGATACGCCCGAGGCCCAACGCCTCTCGACCATGGAAGCGGGCAGCTATTTCGGAGAGATGGCGATCCTCGACAACGAGCCGCGCAGCGCGAGTGTGGTGGTCCGCGAGCCGGCGCGAGCCCTCGCGCTGGACGGTCCCAGCCTCAAGACCCTGGTGATGCAGATGCCCGAGATCGCCTTCGAGCTGCTGCGGGTCATGTCGGCCCGGGTCCGGACCTCGGAGCGTCGGCTGCGCGAGCGCTAGAGCCCTCGGGACGCCGCTCGCAAGGGCACTTGCGCAGTTGCAGCTCCTTGCGACTCGGGCATCCTTTGTGTGGGGGGTCGACGAGCCTTTGATCACCATCGCAATGTCGAAGGTGATTCGAAGCCCGCGCCAGCGGGTGTGGGACGCGCTCACGCTGCCGTCGGAACTGATCCGCTGGGACGACCGACGCCTCTCGCTGGAGGCCCCGGCGCCCGGACACCCCCGGCTGGGACAAGCCGCCGAATGGCTGTGTCTGCTGGGATCGGTCAAGGTGCGCTGCAGCGAGGAGCCGATCGAGATCTTGCCCGAGGCCCGACTGCGGACAGCGGTCGCGCTCGGCGCGTTCCGTTTCGAAGAGACCTACACCCTGGTCGACGAAGAGCCCTCGGGAACCCGCGTGTCCCTCGCCCTGGCGGCGCGCAATTCAGTCCCGCTCTTCGACAACGAGCTCGACCGCTTCGACGTCCGAAAGCTCTGCGTCGAGCGCGTCGACGCGAACCTCTCCCTCCTGCAGCGCTGGTGCGAACGGCCCCGGCGCGCACAGGACGGACGCGCTCCGCTGCCTTCGCCGCCGCTCTCCTGAGCGGGCTCCGCTAGATGTGGAGCTCCTCGGGGACCCAGCGCGACGGGTCGACGAAGCGGGTCCGCTCGAGGGCCGAGAGGTCGAGCGCGCCGTAGCGGCCCGTATCGACGCGCTCGGCCATCGCCTGGCCGACGCCGTAGGACTGCATCACGCCCCGACCGGTGAAGGAATGGGCCTCGAAGAGGTTCGCGAAGCCGGGCACCGCGCCGGCGATGCCGCTGCAGTCGGGGGTGACGGCGTACAGACCCGACCAGCCCCGGACGTGTCCGCAGCGCTCGAAGCGACTCGAGCGGTGGGCGAGGCGGGGCCAGACGTGTTCCTCGAAGAACTCGCGGCCGTCGTAGTCGAAGTCGAATCCGGGAGCCTCGTCGGGCAGCGAGTAGCCGGCCAGGACGTGGGGGCCTTCCGGGTGGAAGTAGACGTCGCTCGCGTCGACCACCATGCCGTGGGCCTCGAGCGCCACCTCGCTGGGCTTCGGCACGTCGACCAGACAGATCTGGCGCCGCACGGGCTCGGTGACGTCGGTGATGCCGACCTTCGCCGAGAACACCGGGGACCAGGCGCCGAGACAGTTCACGACCACGTCGCAGCCGATGCGCACCTCGGCGGCCTGCATCGGGCGCGGGACGCGGTGGGTGACCAGGATGTCGCGGACCCGACCCGCGTCTTCGAGCACGCCGCGACGCTCGACCTCGGTGACGTGGACCGCCGACACGTGACGCAGGCTGCCGCCGGCGCCCGCGTCCCGCCGGGTCTCGACACCGCTGGCGTAGTGGCGGTTGAGGAAGCGGACGCCCCGCTCCTCGGCCTGAGAGCGGTACCAGGTGCGGACGGCGTTCGGGTTGACGAGACCGTCGTGGGGCGAGTGGGTCGCCCCGACCAGCTCGTCGAGGTTGCGGTCCAGCCAGGGAAAGCGCTCGGCGACGTCGGCGACGCTCCACGACTCGACGCCGAGCCCGTGCCGGTTCTGCAGCGTGCGCTTCTCCTGCGCCTGCCGGTACAGCTCCGCGTCGTCGTAGAGCCAGAGGTAGCCACTGCGGTCGAAGCCGAAGGTGTCGGCGTGGACCGAGAAGAAGTCGAGGGTCTCCCGGCACGTATCGATGTTCACCGGTTGCCACCAGGTGGCGCGGGCGCCACCGGCGTTGAGCTCTGAAGACGCGTAGACCCCGGCGAGATCCAGGTCGACGACGACGACGTTGCGCGCGCCGCGCGAGGCGAGGTGGTAGGCGACGCTCGCCCCGATGATGCCCCCGCCCAGGATCAGCACGTCGGCATGCCGATCGAGCGCGTCGGCACTCCCGTCCAACGCGTCGGCCTGGCGTCCCAGAGAGCCCGAGCTGTCCTCCCCCGTCATGGCGGCAAGTCTATCGGAGGAGCGGGTTGCTAGGCTCTCCGCGATGGGGAGACTTCGCCGAACGCCTGCGAAGACCACGCTGATGCTCGCACTCTTCGGGTCCGTCGTGCCCCTCGCGTGCGTGAGTTCGCAGACCGTGCGGCTGCGCTGCGTTCCCGAGCAGGTCTCGATCTACGTCGACGGTGAGCTGCTCGAAGCCGGCGTCGACGAAGTCGTGCTGCGCACCGACGAACCGCACAAGATCTTCGTGAAGGCGCCCGGCTACCAGCCGAAGCTGGTCGTCCTCGAGCCGGAAACCGCCGCGGACGGCCGTCCGCACCTCGGTCCCGACGAAGTCTGCATCGAACCCGTCGCGATCGGCGTCGACCGCAAGCTCGAGATCGAGGGCGAGCGAGACGTCCTGGAGTAGCGCGACCCCGCTCAGGAAGCGGAGGCGGCGTCCAGCTCCTCATCGGCCGCGGCCACCAGCGGCAGATCGATCACGAAACGCGTGCCCTCGTCGGGGCCGGACTCGACGGCGATCTGCCCGCCGTGGCGCTCGATGATGCCGTGGGACAGGGAGAGCCCGAGGCCCGTCCCCTCGCCCACGGGCTTCGTGGTGAAGAACGGGTCGAAGATCCGGCCGCGCACGTCCTCGGGAATCCCGGGTCCGTTGTCGGTGAAGGTCAGACGCACGCCGATCGGCCCCGACCCGCTTTCGATGGTGATGCGTCCCTGGTCTTCCATCGCGTCGCAGGCGTTCATCAGGAGATTCAAGAACACCTGGTTGAGCTGTCCGGCGTAGCAGCGCACCGTTGGGATCTCGCCATAGGTGCGAACGACTTCGATGCCCGCCTTGAAGCGCGGCTCCATCAGCGCCAGGGTGCGATCGATCTCTTCGTGGAGGTTCGCGTCCTGGAGCTCGGCGTGATCCATCCGCGAGAACGTCCGAAGGTCCTGGACGATCTTCTTCACCCGCTCGGTGCCCTCGCGGCTACGCGAGAGCAGCTTCCCGATCGCCTCCTGGGCGCGGGTGGGGTCGCCCTGGTTCCGCTGCACGTCGACGAGCTTCTTGATGTACTCGTCGAGCAGCTGCAGATTCGCGTGGACGAAGCCGATCGGATTGTTCAGTTCATGAGCCACGCCCGCGACGAGCTGGCCCAGGCTCTTCATCTTCTCGGCCTGCACGAGCTGGGCCTGGGTATCCCGCAGCTCCGAGGTGCGCTCCTCGACCCGCGCCTCCAGCGTCTCGTTGAGCTTCGCGATCTCGTCGAAGGCCTTCGCGTTCTCGATCGCGATCGAGGACTGGTTCGCCAGGGTGCGCAGCAGCGTCCGGTCGTCGCCAACGAGGCGATCCCCGGAGATCTTGCGGCCGACCGCGATCACACCCAACAGATCGACGCCGTAGAGGATGGGTACGAGTAGCTCGACCTCGAGGGTGTCGAAGATGTCGCGACAGGCCTCGCGGTATTCGATGTCGGGTTCGTCGTCGAAGTCGACGCGGGAGAGGTCCTCACGCCGCATCCAGAGGTGCTTCCAGATGGCGTGATCCGAGCGGATCTCGGTGGCGAGCGCGTCCTCGTCCCATTCGCCACGCGAGGCCATCGGCAAGAGCACCTTGCCGTCGTCGTCGACCATCATCACCATCGCGCGCTCGACGCCCATGGTGTCGGTGAGCGCGAGCAGAATGCGGTCGGCGATCTCGGAGAGCGAGAGCATCGACACCATCGCCTCGGAGATCTCGCGCACCGCCACCCGGTAGGCCTCGCGATCCCGGTCGAAGAAGCGGTCGACCAGATTCTGGAGCCGATCGCGAAGCGGGTTGAAGGCGAGGATCGCCAGGAACAGGAAGCTCACCTGGAACCAGCGGAAGTTGATGTTCAGCCGGGACACCGCCGCGTCGGCGAAGGTGATGAAGAAGGCGAACATGCCGGTGATCGCCAGGGTCGCGGCGCCGTAGGCGGCCGACGACTTCGCGACGTTGCGCACGTCGAAGAGCTGGCGCCGGACGATGCCGTAGCCCACCGACACCGGGAACAGGAACGACCAGAGCAGCGCGAACGAGTAGTAGGGGGTGGGCATCTTCATCAGCCACTCGACGCCGTAGATGAAAACGACCGGGAGGAAGCTGACGGTCGCCGCCCAGAACATCAGGTCGGCCTGGTCGCGCAGCGGGCCGTCACCGTGGCGACGTCGTTCGATCCCGAGGATCAAGAGCGACGTCACGAGCAGCACCTGGGCGAAAGCGAACGAGAGGTTGAGCCCGAGCCCGGCACCGAGACCCAGTGCCGGGCCCAGGAGCGAGACACCGGCCAACAGCGCCGCGAACACGTAGGGCAGGTTCTGGATGCGCCGGTTGCGGACGATCCAGCCGGGCTCGATGGGATAGGTCGTGAAGAGATGGAAGGTGGTCGCGCCGATCAGGGGCACGTTGATCAAGAGACGGGGCCAACCCCAGGTGATCAGGTTGGTCTGGGGAAAGGTCGAGAGCTGGGCCGCCATCGTGCAGCAGAAGAGCAGGAGTGCCCACGCTTCCGAGCGGTCGTGCCGCAACCACCACGCCGCCCCGCCGGTGAGCAGGTACATCGCCGCCACCACCACCATCAAGCCGTGGAGGGCGCTGACGGTCGGGGTCTGGGCCCAGGCGATCGGTACCGGTGCGAGCGTGACGTCGAGCTGGCTGCCGTCGCGCTTCTCGACCGTGTAGACGTTGGCCACACCCGGGTCGAGCTGCTCGACACCGGCGCGCAAGACCTCGTGGTAGGGCAGCCCGTTCATGGCGAGGACGACGTCGCCGGCCACCAGGCCGCCGTTGGCGGCGCTCGGGGAGACTTCGTAGACGACCGAAGTCGCACCGATGCGGGTGTGGGTAAAGGGGTGGTAGAGGCGTTCGCCCGGCGCCCGCAGCGCGGCGAGCGAAAGGACGATGGCCAGCAGCGCCCAGACGAGAAACAGCCCGGCGATCGCGCGGCGGACCCGCAACGTGGAGGACGGGTTCATGAAGCTCCAGACACCCGTCCGGAGGCTACGGCCCTTCCCCCCGGCGTGTCAAAACGCGGAGCCGGGGCGCGGCGCGAGCGGCGCCTACTGGAGGCGCGCGTCGAGGTCGATCAGGCCGTTGCCCGGAGACTTCGCGGGGCCGTAGTTGAAGCCGCGGTTGTTGAGCGTCACCGCTTCTTCGCCCGGATCGCCGCCCTGGTGGGCCAGCTGGGCCTGAATCAGCTGCATCATCTGCTCCAGCTGGACCGCCTGCTGTTCGACGCTCGGGCCAGCCTGGCACATCTCACCCGGCTCGTAGGAGGCCAGCGGCTCGGCGTCCGCCTGCAGCACCACGCCGGGCGACCACAGCGCAATCATCGTGGCCACGGCGATCCATCCCCCGATCCGACCGATGCGATGACCGAGACTGCGAAGCTGGGGTGAGAGCGTCATGAGGACCTCCGGTGATAGACTGAGGGCGTCCATCTGCGTTCATCGGCCGGGGGGACCGAGAGCTTGAGCCGAACGCCCAGCGCCAAGCGACGCGCTCGCCGAGAAGCGCCCTGCGGTCGCCCGATTGACCGCCTCGCTTGCACCCGGCCT
This window harbors:
- a CDS encoding SRPBCC family protein, which produces MSKVIRSPRQRVWDALTLPSELIRWDDRRLSLEAPAPGHPRLGQAAEWLCLLGSVKVRCSEEPIEILPEARLRTAVALGAFRFEETYTLVDEEPSGTRVSLALAARNSVPLFDNELDRFDVRKLCVERVDANLSLLQRWCERPRRAQDGRAPLPSPPLS
- a CDS encoding FAD-binding oxidoreductase → MTGEDSSGSLGRQADALDGSADALDRHADVLILGGGIIGASVAYHLASRGARNVVVVDLDLAGVYASSELNAGGARATWWQPVNIDTCRETLDFFSVHADTFGFDRSGYLWLYDDAELYRQAQEKRTLQNRHGLGVESWSVADVAERFPWLDRNLDELVGATHSPHDGLVNPNAVRTWYRSQAEERGVRFLNRHYASGVETRRDAGAGGSLRHVSAVHVTEVERRGVLEDAGRVRDILVTHRVPRPMQAAEVRIGCDVVVNCLGAWSPVFSAKVGITDVTEPVRRQICLVDVPKPSEVALEAHGMVVDASDVYFHPEGPHVLAGYSLPDEAPGFDFDYDGREFFEEHVWPRLAHRSSRFERCGHVRGWSGLYAVTPDCSGIAGAVPGFANLFEAHSFTGRGVMQSYGVGQAMAERVDTGRYGALDLSALERTRFVDPSRWVPEELHI
- a CDS encoding ATP-binding protein; protein product: MNPSSTLRVRRAIAGLFLVWALLAIVLSLAALRAPGERLYHPFTHTRIGATSVVYEVSPSAANGGLVAGDVVLAMNGLPYHEVLRAGVEQLDPGVANVYTVEKRDGSQLDVTLAPVPIAWAQTPTVSALHGLMVVVAAMYLLTGGAAWWLRHDRSEAWALLLFCCTMAAQLSTFPQTNLITWGWPRLLINVPLIGATTFHLFTTYPIEPGWIVRNRRIQNLPYVFAALLAGVSLLGPALGLGAGLGLNLSFAFAQVLLVTSLLILGIERRRHGDGPLRDQADLMFWAATVSFLPVVFIYGVEWLMKMPTPYYSFALLWSFLFPVSVGYGIVRRQLFDVRNVAKSSAAYGAATLAITGMFAFFITFADAAVSRLNINFRWFQVSFLFLAILAFNPLRDRLQNLVDRFFDRDREAYRVAVREISEAMVSMLSLSEIADRILLALTDTMGVERAMVMMVDDDGKVLLPMASRGEWDEDALATEIRSDHAIWKHLWMRREDLSRVDFDDEPDIEYREACRDIFDTLEVELLVPILYGVDLLGVIAVGRKISGDRLVGDDRTLLRTLANQSSIAIENAKAFDEIAKLNETLEARVEERTSELRDTQAQLVQAEKMKSLGQLVAGVAHELNNPIGFVHANLQLLDEYIKKLVDVQRNQGDPTRAQEAIGKLLSRSREGTERVKKIVQDLRTFSRMDHAELQDANLHEEIDRTLALMEPRFKAGIEVVRTYGEIPTVRCYAGQLNQVFLNLLMNACDAMEDQGRITIESGSGPIGVRLTFTDNGPGIPEDVRGRIFDPFFTTKPVGEGTGLGLSLSHGIIERHGGQIAVESGPDEGTRFVIDLPLVAAADEELDAASAS